In Actinomycetota bacterium, the genomic stretch ACAAAGGGAGCCGGGACCCGGTCCCTAGGCAGGCTCACCCGCGTCCTGGACGACCCGTGATCCTGCGGGGTCAGGCGGGCGACAGTCCGGGCTTGGGCCTGGGACTTTTCGGGGCCAGCCGCCTGGACCGGGACACCGGAGGCTTGGGGAAAGCTTCCTCCTCGATCAGCTGCCCCCGTGCTCCCTGTGCCTTCGGGTGGCCGTCGAAGATGGCCTCCAGTTCATCGACGTCCACCGTCTCCTTTTCCATCAACTTCGCCACGACGCCGTCCAGCACCGCCCTGTGCTTACGGATTAGGCCCTTAGCCTGGTCGTACGCCCGGTCGATGATGGCGCGCGTCTCGGCGTCGATCTCAGCGGCGACGGTGTCGGAGTAGTCGGGATGCGACGAGAAGTCGCGTCCCAGAAAGACATTGTCGTGCTTCTGCCCCAACGCCATCGGGCCCAGAGGCGACATCCCGTACTCGCAGACCATCTGGCGTGCGATCTTCGTACACCGGTCGATATCGTCCTGGGCGCCTGTCGTCACGTCGCCGAACACGACCTCCTCCGCCGCACGTCCGCCGAGCATCACCGCCAGCTCGTCGGTCAGCTCAGCCTTCGTCACGAGGTAGCGGTCCTCGGTGGGAAGCGTCAGCGTGTAGC encodes the following:
- a CDS encoding AAA family ATPase, giving the protein SRTGVVLIAATNRPDILDPALLRPGRFDRQIVVDRPDLTGRLAILKVHTRDKPVAKDVDLEVVARRTPGFTGADLANVVNEAALLSARRKRKDITTLELEDAIDRVVAGPERRSRLITAEEKRIIAYHEAGHALVAHMLPHAHPVHKVTIVPRGRALGYTLTLPTEDRYLVTKAELTDELAVMLGGRAAEEVVFGDVTTGAQDDIDRCTKIARQMVCEYGMSPLGPMALGQKHDNVFLGRDFSSHPDYSDTVAAEIDAETRAIIDRAYDQAKGLIRKHRAVLDGVVAKLMEKETVDVDELEAIFDGHPKAQGARGQLIEEEAFPKPPVSRSRRLAPKSPRPKPGLSPA